From one Oxyura jamaicensis isolate SHBP4307 breed ruddy duck chromosome 15, BPBGC_Ojam_1.0, whole genome shotgun sequence genomic stretch:
- the FICD gene encoding protein adenylyltransferase FICD — protein MKRQGKREKAHKLFVYALKMDPDYVDALNEFGIFSEEEKDILQADYLYSKALTISPCNEKALINRDRTLPLVEEIDQRYFSIIDSKVKKVMAIPKGNSALRRVMEESYYHHIYHTVAIEGNTLTLSEIRHIIETRYAVPGKSLVEQNEVIGMHAALKYVNTTLVSRIGSVTISDILEIHRRVLGYADPVEAGRFRTTQVFVGHHIPPHPQDVGKQMQEFVQWMNSEDATGLHPVEFAALAHYKLVYIHPFVDGNGRTSRLLMNLILMQAGYPPITIRKEQRAEYYHVLEVANEGDVRPFIRFIAQCTETTLDMLIIATTEYSVGLPEADGSTAGCKQTIPVKT, from the coding sequence ATGAAGCGCCAAGGAAAGCGAGAAAAAGCTCACAAACTCTTCGTATACGCCCTCAAAATGGACCCCGATTACGTGGACGCCCTGAACGAATTCGGTAtcttttctgaagaggaaaaagacattCTTCAGGCCGACTACCTGTACTCCAAAGCACTCACCATTTCCCCCTGCAACGAGAAGGCTTTGATCAACAGGGACCGGACGCTGCCTTTGGTAGAAGAAATAGACCAGAGGTATTTCAGCATTATCGACAGCAAGGTTAAAAAAGTGATGGCGATCCCGAAAGGCAACTCCGCCCTGCGCCGGGTGATGGAGGAGTCCTACTACCACCACATCTACCACACGGTTGCGATTGAAGGGAACACCCTGACGCTGTCGGAGATACGACACATCATCGAGACCAGGTACGCTGTTCCTGGGAAAAGCTTGGTGGAGCAGAACGAGGTGATCGGCATGCACGCGGCTTTGAAATACGTGAACACCACGCTGGTGTCGCGGATAGGCTCCGTGACCATCAGCGACATCCTGGAGATCCACCGCAGGGTGCTGGGCTACGCCGACCCCGTGGAGGCCGGGCGGTTCAGGACTACGCAGGTGTTCGTAGGGCACCACATACCGCCCCACCCCCAGGACGTGGGGAAGCAGATGCAGGAGTTTGTGCAGTGGATGAACTCCGAGGACGCCACGGGTCTGCACCCCGTGGAATTTGCTGCCTTAGCCCACTACAAGCTGGTTTACATCCATCCCTTTGTGGATGGCAACGGGAGGACCTCCCGGCTGCTGATGAACCTCATCCTGATGCAGGCGGGCTACCCCCCCATCACCATCCGCAAGGAGCAGCGGGCGGAGTATTACCACGTCCTGGAGGTCGCCAACGAGGGCGACGTGAGGCCTTTCATCCGCTTCATCGCTCAGTGCACCGAGACCACGCTGGACATGCTGATCATCGCCACCACCGAATACTCCGTGGGCTTACCCGAAGCGGACGGCAGCACGGCGGGGTGCAAACAAACCATCCCTGTCAAGACTTGA
- the CMKLR1 gene encoding chemokine-like receptor 1 — MQPPPPEGERILPDPSRDFAAPNRGSAGTTPRARHRPGGDPTMALSNLSDYSDDLDNYNDYLDYTYEESSSVWTSPSHDPKDIARILSVVIYSVSCVLGILGNGLVIAIITLKMKRSVNAVWFLNLAVADFLFNIFLPINIAYTAMRYNWIFGTVMCKLNSFLLILNMYTSVLLLTTISFDRYVSVVFPVWSQNHRSTNLAYLVCLIIWTVGIIMSCPSLVFRDTAQARNSVICFSNFSLSRNKSYQALALMRHRTVNITRFLAGYILPITIITFCYVAIVFNLRRNRLAKSKKPFKIIVTIIVTFFLCWSPYHLLNLLETEPDTISRSVFEIGIPITTALAASNSCMNPVLYVFMGQDFKKFKVTILSRLVNALSEETGHSSIVHRSFSKMSSMTEKETTVL; from the exons ATGCAG cctcctccgCCCGAGGGCGAACGGATTTTGCCTGATCCGAGCCGTGATTTTGCAGCTCCGAACCGAGGCAGTGCAG GAACCACCCCAAGAGCCCGGCACCGACCGGGCGGCGACCCTACGATGGCGCTCTCCAATCTGTCCGATTACTCCGACGACCTTGATAACTACAACGACTACCTGGATTACACCTACGAGGAGTCGAGCAGCGTGTGGACCAGCCCATCCCACGACCCAAAGGACATCGCCAGGATCCTCTCCGTTGTCATCTACAGCGTGTCCTGCGTGCTGGGCATCCTGGGGAATGGCCTCGTCATTGCCATCATAACCCTGAAGATGAAGAGGTCGGTCAACGCCGTCTGGTTCCTCAACCTGGCCGTCGCCGACTTCCTCTTCAACATCTTCCTGCCCATAAACATCGCCTACACGGCCATGCGGTACAACTGGATCTTTGGGACCGTCATGTGCAAGCTGAactccttcctcctcatcctcaaCATGTACACCAGCGTCCTCCTGCTCACCACCATCAGCTTCGATCGCTACGTCTCGGTGGTTTTTCCCGTCTGGTCCCAAAACCATCGGTCAACCAACCTGGCCTACTTGGTCTGCCTCATCATCTGGACCGTCGGCATCATTATGAGCTGCCCGTCTCTCGTCTTCCGAGACACGGCACAAGCCCGCAACTCTGTGATTTGTTTCAGCAACTTTTCCCTGTCCAGGAACAAGTCTTACCAAGCCCTGGCGCTGATGAGGCACCGGACAGTGAACATCACCAGGTTCCTGGCGGGCTACATCCTTCCCATCACCATCATCACCTTCTGCTACGTCGCCATCGTCTTCAACCTGCGGCGAAACCGCCTTGCCAAGTCCAAAAAGCCCTTCAAGATCATCGTCACCATTATCGTCaccttcttcctctgctggaGTCCCTACCACCTGCTGAACCTCCTGGAGACAGAGCCCGACACGATCTCGCGCTCCGTGTTCGAGATCGGCATCCCCATAACCACGGCGCTGGCGGCCTCCAACAGCTGCATGAACCCCGTCCTCTACGTCTTCATGGGCCAGGACTTCAAGAAGTTCAAGGTGACCATCCTTTCCAGGCTGGTGAACGCCCTCAGCGAGGAGACGGGCCACTCCAGCATCGTCCACAGGAGCTTCTCCAAGATGTCTTCGATGACCGAGAAGGAGACGACAGTCCTCTAG